The Chloroflexota bacterium genomic sequence ATGAGTTCTACTTGCTGTCTGGGGCGAGCGCGCCGCGCGCCTCGGCGTACGATGGCTTCCCGCAGGTGGAGAACGGCGTGGGGTTGGTGAGGCTCTTCCTGGACGACTGGGCGCGGGTGCGGCGCAAACTGGCCGTGGGCGAGGCACCCATGCAGCAGCGTATGACGTGGGTAACGGGTGTGTTGTTCGCACCGGTGCTCCAAGATGTGGCCGCGTGGCTGGGGCGCGAGCGGGGCATCCGCGTGGATGTGGTGGCGGTGGTCAATCGGTTCTTCGGTGAGACCGTTACGGTCGCCGGGCTGTTGACGGCGGAGGATGTGGCGGCGGCGCTCAGCGGGCGGGAGTTGGGCGAGTGGGTTGTGCTGCCCAGGGCCATGCTGGATCACGAAGGACGGATGACGTTGGACGACCGCTCGCCCGAGTGGCTGGAGCAGACTCTCGGGGTGCGGGTGCTGTTTGCCGACAGGGTGAGCGACTTGGTGGTAGCGTCAGGTGCGCGGCGCGGGCTTTCGGAAGACTCGGGCGACGAAGCCTGGGCCTAGCCCTGGGATGCTAGAGCAGTCTTCGTGGTGGATTTGCTGTAAGCCAAGCCGTTCAAATATCTTCCGGTAATTGCGGGGGAAATGTCTCCACGAGATGTGCTCCTCGTCCTCTATGGTAATCAGGTATTGCTTGACCACCCGCGCGATTTCGTGAAATAGCCATTCGCTATCCTGGTGTATATGTTCCAGTACAGCCATCGTGAAGACGAGGTCAAAGGAGGCCGTATCTAGGGTTGGAAGCACGCTTTCGGCCGGGGCATTATAGATTTGGATCTGTTGCGCCATCTCCGGAAAAGTTGCTTTCAACAGGTGAACGGCTTGCTTGCTGATTTCAATGCCTGTAAGGTCCGCGAACCCGGCTGAGAACAGGTAGTTAAGGTTCCTGCCCACATTGCAGCCGATCTCCAGCAGCGATGCGTCGGTGCGCACGACTTGACGCACGAGGCGCAGCAGCAGTTCGCTCTTTTCTGCTCCGCTGAGGTACTCCTCAGGTGCGTTGCGCCCATCCCATGGCGATTCCCAATACTGTAGGATCTTGTCGTGGCTAAGGGGGCGGTGCCGGAGGGCACGGTATATACGCGAGCGCCGAACAACTCTGTAGCACCAGACCAGTGCACGTTTCAGGGGAGCGGGAATGATTCTCTTTATTGAAGCAAGCCATAGTCTCACAGTTCTTCTTCCTGGCCATGGATTACCGAAGCTTGCCTAGTATACGCTGAGGGTGCTGGATGTCAAAACTCTGTGGGAAGGCCCCCTGGCTGCGGGGAGGTACAACACAGCCAGGCGGCCGCACGACCGCCTGGCTGTTGCAGTGTGCGGCTAGTTGTCCGGGGCTACGGAGTGATCTGGATGGAGCCGGCGTACTTCCAGGCGTCAATCCAGTTGTAGCGGTCCTGGGCGTAGAGGTAGATGTTCTTCGTGGTGCCGGC encodes the following:
- a CDS encoding DUF512 domain-containing protein — its product is EFYLLSGASAPRASAYDGFPQVENGVGLVRLFLDDWARVRRKLAVGEAPMQQRMTWVTGVLFAPVLQDVAAWLGRERGIRVDVVAVVNRFFGETVTVAGLLTAEDVAAALSGRELGEWVVLPRAMLDHEGRMTLDDRSPEWLEQTLGVRVLFADRVSDLVVASGARRGLSEDSGDEAWA
- a CDS encoding class I SAM-dependent methyltransferase, with translation MRLWLASIKRIIPAPLKRALVWCYRVVRRSRIYRALRHRPLSHDKILQYWESPWDGRNAPEEYLSGAEKSELLLRLVRQVVRTDASLLEIGCNVGRNLNYLFSAGFADLTGIEISKQAVHLLKATFPEMAQQIQIYNAPAESVLPTLDTASFDLVFTMAVLEHIHQDSEWLFHEIARVVKQYLITIEDEEHISWRHFPRNYRKIFERLGLQQIHHEDCSSIPGLGPGFVARVFRKPAPRT